The Nicotiana sylvestris chromosome 6, ASM39365v2, whole genome shotgun sequence genomic sequence ATTAACCCAGATTTcttaaaaagcgaccaactttggtcgctatctattaaaaaaataatttctggaaaatggcgaccaattttggtcgcttatgtttaaaaaataattaaattcttgcAATTAGCGACCAGTTTTGGtcgcttatgtttaaaaaaaataaaaaagcgaccaactttggtcgctattttctagattttaaaatataatatttggtttgCAGACCAAAGGTGGTCGCTATATTTTGATTAACAGTAAATAAAAAACGTAATTtaaatatagagaccaactttggtcgctaaatttatattattaaaatattaaagcgaccaaagttggtcggtatattgTTTTAtccggaatatttggtccttttaccttagagaccaaagttggtcgctaattagtgACCAAGCCAGTTTGGACGGCTTTTGGTCTCTTTTTGACatgtaagcgaccaactttggtcgctttttgcggTTGCTTTtttccgaatttctagtagtgtccCATGTCAATGCATTTAATTGTAGTAAATGTATAAGTTAGAATAATTAGGTGGTGAGAACTAAATTCTAAACTCAAGACATATTATCCCGATTCAAATTTGTGAGTTAATAAAGTGAGAAAAATTAAtgtaaaaattgcatggggcgctctatttggtcgcccccatttaacttatacccattttcttaaaagttctaacttgtacctactttttaaacaatttcagccctctttctcctcctccctcttctccttcgttttcttcttcttcttcttcttcttcttcttcttcttcttcttcttcttcttcttcttcttcttcttcttcttcttcttcttcttcttcttctaaacAACTTCGTTTTCTATTAGTAAAAAGGGTGGGCTGTGTTATTAAACGGAACAATTCTGTTTTCCTCAATTCTGGTTGAAATTTTGTCAAGAAAAGAATGCAGTATCTTTTAATGTCCTTGTTAAGATAGGTCTTGTGGTTATATTATGGTTGACGGTGACACTAATTAAGCTCTGTGTATTGTAAAATTAATGCAATTTGATTTGCTCCATTTTTTTTTTCCTGTAGATTTAATGGTAATAGTTGGAAGCTCGACTGTTTTAACATTGAAGTGTTAAAACATTTGCCTGTTATTTTTTTAAGACCCTTTTCTTGTCTATTAACCTATGTTCTCCCTCAAATCTTGCAGACTGGAAACTAATTGCCATGATGAAATCTGTTCGgctttgtttcctatttttcatgTGTGAGACAAGAGCAAATCAGAAATTCGTCAGTtgcaaaacaaaaacttcagctctagagctgaagttcgccaattataaaaataaaaacttgctACTCCAGTCCCGTCTACtataatgctgaagttttgcgtgattacctttgctacttcagccccgtatgctaaagttacgcgaaaagtgggtacgcttgcaatttttttgtaaagcgggcacaagttaaaatgtgacccaaaaaacgggtatagatgcaaatgccccaaaaTTAAACTAGATATGAGTAGAATCCAATCTTTGGTTTGGGCTATGAACTAAGGTAAATTTCCCGTGTTTTAAGCACAAAAGTCCAATAGGGTTATTCGAGATTACATTACACTAAAAACAACCCTAACTTATGgcatgtttggccaaacttttaaaaTCTGCTTATTTTAATAAGTACTTTTTCTAAAAGTAATAGTCTCTTTGGCCAAActttttttttggccaaaagtgccctttttttttgggccaaaagtacttttggccaaaaattgaggtgtttggccaagcttttagaaggaaaaaagtgcttttgaggagaagtagaaacagtttttgagaagcagaaaaatgtagcttctctccaaaagcactttactgagaagcacttttgagaaaaatacacttagaagaaGTTTTCAAAAGATTGGCCAAACGCTAATTATTGCtcaaagtgcttttcaaattaattaggcAAACACAAATtgattctcaccaaaagtacttttttgaaaaacacttttgaaaaaagcacttctcaaaataagcatAGTttagaagcttggtcaaacaggctATAATCAATTTTGAGAATCAGTTTGTATTTGGTTAAGGTTAATCAATTTGAAAAGCATTTTTTGagtagcaattagtgtttggccaagcttttaaaagctgattctacgtgtattttctcaaaattgtTTCTTTAGAAAAATGCTTTTGAatagaagctacttttttctgtttctcaaaaattgctcctcaaaatcacttttttatttctaaaagcttggccaaacatcttacttttttaaaaaaaaagcacttttggcccgACAAAAAACTTGGCCAACCAGGCTATTAAGCTTGTCAAAAGGGTCATGTATCTCCTTTAGAGGCAatttaggggtgtgcattcgatttatcgattcgattttgacccttatcgataattacttatcgatttgtacatatgcttatcgttatcgtttcaataaggtttcgatttttttaatttcgatttatcgatttttggggcttatcgattcggttatcgattacaccaataaaaaaatttgcgggattccacggaaagtatatcgctataaacacgcctaactaatatggacaaaaagaagctaaaataagacgaacaccgtttataacataaaaattgtgtcaacaagcacatgcaacaaAACTAAAGTAAGagatcaaatgtatgccaccaacactctaacggtataaaaaaaataaaaatacatcatcacgtctaattctattttccattaatttgaacttcattcccttgtgctttaaatatgatcattccttaaatgtgatagatgaaataatagggttagagacttagggtaaaggaaagagtattatagaataagggtaaaaaaaaaaaaattagtataTCTTAtagatttatcgataaaccgataactaaaaagaacaaaatcgaaatcgataaaatttcgaaatcgaaatTGATATTGATAAATCGATAAATTGATATCGATAAACCAATAATAAATAATCGAGATAAATCGATTCGAATGTACACCCCGAGAGGCATCTCAGAAACAGTAAGAAAGAGAGTAGAGGCATTGGCTATACAGTTTTTTGAAAAGTTCTTCCTCAAATATTCACGTAGATGTTATTTTCTAACTATCTATTCACTGGATTTGACTGATGTTGACCAAATTCAACCAAATCTTAgtcaattataaaaaaaattcatataaaatacaattCTGAAAAAACAAAGAAGTACCACTTCTATTACTCAGCCAGTGTTCATCTCCTTTTTGACAGTTAGCCACTGCTAACGACAAAGTGACGGCATGGCTACAAGCTTAAGACAACTCACAAGTCACAACTGGAAATCCAACAAATATATTGGACTTATGGTCATGCCACCTCACTCTATAAATTTTGTCTTTCCTCATTCTCATATTAGTGTCTAAACTTCAAGAATGCCAACTGTTTTGTACCAAAACCCTTGATTCTTGAATGTATGCATGTTTACTAACTGTTAATAATATTTATTAgccaaaaatattaaataaaaatgcTGTTGCCAACTTTAGCTGATACACTTTGAAATCTGACACTTGCCCTTTTTTTACTTAACATACTTTTCTTGTCCTTTACCTGTGCATTCTTTTCTCCAACCACAAGGTACTGTGCTCCAGTATTTTCATTCAAAATCTTGTAGTGTTTGAGGTAATTTCTCATCTGGGTTTAGCTCTATTTATTGTACGTGATTTAGCTTGATGTGAAAGGTCTTAGCTTTTTGTTGTTTTGCATTCAATTATTCAGAGTTGGTATAAGGAACTTTAAGTAATAATCGGATCTAATTCTAGTTGGCTGATTCTGATTGGTTAATTTGCATGTTTATCTTAATAAATTTGGTATGCTAATGGAGACTTTGCTTATACTGCTGGTATATGTGGCTAATAGATATGAATGCTTATATTCTAGTATTTGTTTTCTTCAATAGGATTTGGGGACAAATGTTTAAAACTTATTATTTCAAATTTGAGTTTTTCTGTCTATACTCCATGATTAGTGGCTTTTTAGTACTTCCAAAGTCTAATTATGTGCACTTGACCAGTTCTGGTTTTGAGCTACTAACATCTGACCAAGATAAGCAATTTGGTTTGACCCTTATTTCCTGCTCATATTTTGTTAGTCTAATGCTTTTTGACATTATGTTGGCAAAGGCGGATCTAAGATTTTAGTACGATTGGTTCAACCTTTAGTTTTTTACCATTAATCCCATTATACTTAAGAAATTGTGAGTTCAAAGTGTTTTTAGAATTTTAGAGATTTTATACATATACTCCATGTCGAAAATACTGAGTCGGTTGAACCCATTGTTTACACGCATCCGCCACTGTATGTTAGGAACCTAACCAATGGAAATTGGTCGAATTCATAGTTTTTAGAAGGGTTTTTTGTAAATAGTTGTTAGATTCCTCAAGATACTGAAAGAGCTTTTAATACGGAATGGCAAGAAGAAGTTATTTTGTTAAGCTGCTTAATAGGAGAATTATTAGCTTTCTGTTTGATATTTTTCCTCAATTTCATTCATGTACAAGTTCATTTTTTTTCTTGGTAAACTTTTCTTAACACTTAATTCGTTAGCCGTTGCAGCTGATGGTCATGTTCAAAGAGGGGTGAAGCTGAGGAGGTTAACAGAAAATGGGCTTCCCACCCTTCTTGTTAATCTTTCTGGCAGTATGTCCTGCATTTTTGGCACAAATAGTTGAAGATACAGCACTTTTGATTGATGCAACTGTAAAAATTGCTGAGACTGATGCTAATTATGTATGCGCTACCCTTGACTGGTGGCCTAAAGAAAAGTGTGACTACAACGACTGCCCTTGGGGCTACACGTCTCTGATGAATCTGGTAAAATCCCACTAGTTGTTATTGTCATATTGCTTTGCTAATAGTCAGTTCACATCCCTAATGCAGTTTCAGACGATGGAACGAGCAGTTAAcatttatgatttttcttttgatttttttcagGATTTGTCTCACCCCTTTCTGGCAAATTCTATTCAAGGTTTGCATGTTTCCGTCGTGTTATAACTTTACCTTAACATTTGAGATCTTGTGGTTCTTACTCTAATTAGCAAACTTTGATTGGTAAACACGATAACTTCACCTTAACATCAAAAGCATCCATCTACTTGCAATAGTGAGCAAATTAGACTTAATGCTTGTTTGGGCTGCTCATACATTCTCTTCTGTCCTGATTGCTGCTACTTAATTGGTGGTACAGCTTTCAACCCTTTGAGACTACGACTTGGAGGTTCTTTGCAAAACCGAGTAATATATGATGTAGGCAATTTGGAGTCTCGTTGCCATGCATTTACCAAGCAGGAGGATGGGTTGTTTGGATTTTCAAAGGGATGCTTACATATGAATAGATGGGATGAGCTAAATAGCTTTTTCAAGAAGACAGGGTGAGTTATTAACTTTTGTGCTGCTTTCTTGTTCCAATTTTGTTTTTACATTGCATTTAAAGTACCCTAAAATTTTAACTCTACTTTTGTGCCCTACACtaactttctttctttctttcttgagTAAATTTGCCCCTAAATTGGTTATACCAGTTTTAACCCTGCGTAAGTTTTTCAAAACGGATCAGTGAATCTAAATAGATGGATATTTAGAGTATTCCACTGCTTAATGACCAATAAGTATACTAAGCTTACACAACCAAATTCTTCTACAATTCATGTTTCTTCAAGATATGCATTTGAGAAATCAAGATTGTGAATGCTGATAGGAATCCTGGATTAGCATTTCGTAACCAGACTCTTATACATTTCAACATATATGTTTGAGAGTCCTacaacctagaaatcaagaatttAAGCTCTGAAAGTTGTTACCTTTTTTAAATGCTTCCCGTTCTTTCTGGCGTAACAGTTCCACCTGAAAATTTGGTATTAATTTGAATTTCTTATGATACTAAGGAGTATGTCGAAACTTACTTAAAATTCTTTGAAATTTGTTAAGACATAGTATGAATACATACATGTGCTCTCTCTGATAGCTTAAACTTTTAAATGAGGCGTTACTCACTTCAACATGGTATCACAGCCAAACAAGGATCCTAGTTTCAAGTCTCACCACCATCTATTGACAGAAAGTATTTCCACGTGCTTGGCAAAGTGGGGGAAAAAAAAGAAGCATTAGGCTTGCATGTGAAGGATGTGTTAAGGCGTAATGAGATAATAAACGTGTACCCTTTAAATAGCTCAACTTTTAGATGAGGTGGCCACTCAATTCAACAAAGTTCATCCCAGTTTCACTGCTTATGCTGCAGAGCACTTGTGACCTTTGGCCTGAATGCATTGCATGGAAGGCAGCGGGCAGGTAAGCGTGTGTGGGGAGGGAATTGGGATTCCAGCAACGCTCGTGATTTCATAAATTACACTATTTCCAAGGGCTACCAGATACACTCATGGGAATTTGGTATAACTGTTGACAATTTCCTtctctcttttgctttttttatGGTAAATCACTCTTCTTTAATAGAGGGTGGATTCCCTTAAAACAATTCTTCCCCTTGGTTTGCAGGAAATGAGTTAAGTGGTAAGGGTATTGGTGCAAATGTTGATGCGGAGCAATACGGAAAAGATGTTATCCATCTTAACAATCTCATAGACCAATTGTATAAGAATTTCCAACCCCGACCACTTCTCTTAGCACCAGGAGGATTCTATGATAAAGAGTGGTATGAGAAGCTTCTTGAGGTGTCAGGGCCAGGCACTGTCGATGCCTTGACTCATCATATATATAATCTTGGTCCAGGTAAGCTAGCATAAATGTTT encodes the following:
- the LOC104247501 gene encoding heparanase-like protein 2; this translates as MGFPPFLLIFLAVCPAFLAQIVEDTALLIDATVKIAETDANYVCATLDWWPKEKCDYNDCPWGYTSLMNLDLSHPFLANSIQAFNPLRLRLGGSLQNRVIYDVGNLESRCHAFTKQEDGLFGFSKGCLHMNRWDELNSFFKKTGALVTFGLNALHGRQRAGKRVWGGNWDSSNARDFINYTISKGYQIHSWEFGNELSGKGIGANVDAEQYGKDVIHLNNLIDQLYKNFQPRPLLLAPGGFYDKEWYEKLLEVSGPGTVDALTHHIYNLGPGSDHNLVNKILNPLHLNKIANTFSNLSQTIEMNGPWTSAWVGESGGAFNNGGHNVSNTFVNSFWYLDQLGMAAKYHTKVYCRQTFIGGNYGLLDTSTFIPNPDYYSALLWHRLMGKGVFAVSSNSSSYLRSYAHCTRNRAGVTLLLINLSNQTQYRVSIESSVHTSSHANEKSNHKKSFIHGLKKTFSWVGSKSSDVTLSREEYHLTPLNGNLHSKTMLLNGLPLQLTEIGDIPSLSPVLVNIVSPISVAPLSIKFIVFPNYNSPGCR